In the genome of Poecilia reticulata strain Guanapo linkage group LG16, Guppy_female_1.0+MT, whole genome shotgun sequence, one region contains:
- the LOC103477652 gene encoding cortexin-3, with amino-acid sequence MDVPRMAEGLFSSTLSSSGGGHHVPSYLTLEQKAAFVFVLLLFIFLALLIVRCFRILLDPYRSMPSSNWTDHTEKDTFDYRIV; translated from the coding sequence ATGGATGTGCCCAGGATGGCCGAGGGCCTCTTCAGCAGCACGCTGTCCTCGTCGGGAGGGGGCCACCATGTCCCCTCCTACCTGACGTTGGAGCAGAAGGCTGCCTTTGTCtttgtgctgctgctcttcatctTCCTGGCCCTGCTCATCGTGCGTTGCTTCCGCATCCTGCTCGATCCTTACCGCAGCATGCCCTCATCCAACTGGACAGACCACACTGAAAAGGACACCTTTGATTACCGCATTGTCTGA
- the ptpn23a gene encoding tyrosine-protein phosphatase non-receptor type 23 has product MEAVPRMPMIWLDLKEAGEFQFSPSVKQFILKNYGENPDNYNEQLKKLETLRQSAVNVTRDFEGCSTLRKYFGQLHYLQSRVPLGGGQEAAVPISWTEIFSGKTVTHNDISYEQACILYNLGALHSMLGAMDNRVSEEGMKVSCTHFQCSAGAFSYLRDHFSHNYSVDMSHQILNLNINLMLGQAQECLLEKSMLDNRKSFLVARISAQVVDYYKEACRALENSETASMLGKIQKDWKKLVQMKIYYFAAIAHLHMGKQAEEQQKYGERLAYLQSSLDKLNEAIKLAKGQPDSVQEALKFTMDVIGGKFNSAKKDNDFIYHETVPSLETLASVKGAPLVKALPVNPTDPSVTGPDLFAKLVPMAAHEASSLYSEEKAKLLRDIVAKIDSKNETLEQFMDSLGLEPESVDNLDMYNHIPPVLMEKCAALSVRPDTVKSLIQSMQVLSGVFTDVESSLKEIRDVLEGDEAGERALQEMCGPTAAELHPAAQSQALAEIQRDLEKYMEAHEKASFTNTELHRAMNLHISNLRLLGGPLESLREALPRPQLSEEEMAGLQRMKRILGKVHEMREQRGSLEKQLRDLVQTDDITSTLVTTERADMKRIFEDQLKKYEQVKVYIDQNLSAQENILKALTEANVQYASVRKGLNQTEQQWNSTVQGLVGSYEAYEDLMKKSQEGKEFYDDLEAKASRLLERSKTLCHTRAEERKPLLEKDKKPPARPTAAKPSLKPRTSDVDSGSSSLEDPELAQLNAAIMALGGDLPEDLRSLPPDISSLPATAGRLPGPGGSSLPWAGGPAAGIPHFPPNLPPPELLARIAQFPTSGGLPTQGPLPRVPLPQMTHHRPPQMPAQPVVSGYRAPPPQAPQPGLVAPVPVRPSTTTVDSIQAPIPSYTPTPHHPLPPPASSGYTVPQIGAYPHMMNHPGAPIQVPGQTAAPQKHPQPYPQPIAQPLPQGYQPGPRAAPIPTQQVYTPGYIPPQPNVPPNYQQAFPGQLHQHQQNGFPPRPQVPQSYQAPQNFVPQQHPQMMPGSMPRPPQTAHPPTSSTSHPTPPLSAPYSPYPNQQMPPGLAHQQMPQHQQIPVPPGAQHVLPHPQMQIPGGHRAQLPPTSQTIPPVSHNYIPPNLHPQMPPSSQPHVPSGPQVNLPRGPVPQMPQNALAAQRQPIPMQMPSQPQPHPSHPGGGCYPGGALMMPQQPLAPQPASLQQPQVSLPMTHSQPATLYPSAAGTNVPPGAPQPPPVVGPLSPAAPHMISPCPGGPAVVPPTNTVAPSPSPSPSPSPGPASLGMTPTPGGTVPPTLPTPSGVPPSTSLFQRQNSSTDDLLSSSPESQHGGTKGPTNVLQPTKADPQDGERRKKNSQGVLLIQGDPYQAPERVARLHSELGHYRAQVESLEHPSENEGGVSVLDARWKELQDQQEKDARQLSIAIARCYTMKNRHQDVMPYDFNRVVLQSGKDDYINASFVDDLSPYCPRLIATQAPLTGTAADFWLMVYEQKVSLIVMLVSEQELDKGKVLRYFPTERGQQLSQGPITLSLTTQKMAPTHVERMISLQYRDQSLKRTVVHLQFTSWPELGLPDSKSNLLRFIQEVHGHYLHQRPLQTPVVVHCSSGVGRTGAFSLLYAALQELEAGNGIPDLPLLVKKMRQQRKNMLQEKLHLKFCYEAVLKHAEQVLQRHGINTATYSKNTNSAATKPYSRQESQQDIVLGGDMPISSIQATIAKLSIRPPSADPTMEGGASYGPEEPFGVMSPTLDSMGDVQLLPDPSQPPSSLSPPLTSPPHSPPPPNGLDGLSPSTPPAPNHQPLPESAPSASPPPASSAPAPSSLELLASLTPEAFSLEGGGRGKQRVTKQNFLQPAEGQGIHGTRGDDSSDPLSSLDPLWSLNKH; this is encoded by the exons ATGGAAGCGGTCCCGCGGATGCCGATGATCTGGCTGGATCTGAAAGAGGCAGGGGAGTTCCAGTTTAGTCCGTCCGTGAAGCAG TTCATCCTAAAGAACTACGGAGAGAATCCAGACAACTACAACGAGCAGCTGAAGAAACTGGAGACTCTGCGGCAG AGTGCTGTGAATGTGACGAGAGATTTCGAGGGATGCAGCACCCTGAGGAAGTACTTCGGCCAGCTGCACTACCTCCAGAGCCGAGTGCCGCTGGGGGGAGGCCAGGAGGCGGCGGTGCCCATCTCATG GACTGAAATTTTCTCTGGAAAAACGGTCACCCACAATGACATCAGCTATGAGCAGGCCTGCATCCTTTACAATCTGG GAGCGCTGCACTCCATGTTGGGAGCCATGGATAACCGGGTTTCAGAGGAG GGCATGAAGGTGTCCTGCACTCATTTCCAGTGCTCAGCTGGAGCGTTCTCCTACCTGAGAGACCATTTCAGCCACAACTACAGCGTGGACATGAGCCACCAGATCCTTAACCTCAACATCAACCTTATGCTG GGTCAGGCTCAGGAATGCCTCTTAGAGAAATCCATGTTGGACAACCGGAAAAGTTTCCTGGTTGCCCGCATCAGTGCTCAG GTGGTGGATTATTATAAAGAGGCCTGCAGGGCTCTGGAGAACTCTGAGACAGCCTCCATGCTGGGGAAGATCCAGAAAGACTGGAAAAAACTGGTTCAGATGAAGATCTACTACTTTGCTGCTATTGCACAT CTTCATATGGGAAAGcaggcagaggagcagcagaaatatGGAGAACGG ctggCATATCTGCAGAGCTCTTTGGACAAACTCAATGAAGCCATCAAGCTAGCTAAG GGTCAACCTGACAGTGTGCAAGAGGCCCTGAAGTTCACCATGGATGTCATCGGAGGAAA GTTTAATTCTGCCAAAAAGGACAACGACTTCATCTATCACGAGACTGTTCCATCGCTGGAGACTCTAGCCTCAGTTAAAG GTGCTCCGCTGGTAAAAGCTCTGCCGGTTAATCCGACCGACCCCAGTGTCACTGGACCAGACCTGTTTGCTAAACTGGTGCCCATGGCTGCCCATGAAGCATCTTCTCTGTACAG TGAGGAGAAAGCCAAGCTGCTAAGGGACATCGTGGCCAAGATTGACAGCAAGAATGAAACCTTAGA GCAGTTTATGGACTCGTTGGGCTTGGAGCCAGAGTCTGTTGACAACCTGGACATGTACAATCACATCCCGCCAGTTCTGATGGAGAAGTGTGCTGCCCTCAGTGTCCGCCCGGACACCGTCAAGAGCCTCATTCAGTCCATGCAGG tccTCTCGGGAGTGTTTACCGATGTGGAATCTTCACTGAAGGAGATCCGAGATGTTCTGGAAGGAGACGAAGCTGGCGAGCGAGCCCTTCAGGAAATGTGTGGCCCCACTGCAGCCGAGCTACATCCGGCTGCGCAGAGCCAAGCTCTGGCTGAGATTCAGAGAGACCTTGAGAAGTACATGGAGGCCCATGAGAAGGCCAGCTTTACCAACACAGAACTACACCGGGCTATGAACCTGCACATCAGCAACCTGCGACTGCTTGGGGGACCTTTGGAAAGTCTCAGAGAGGCTCTGCCAAGGCCCCAGCTCAGTGAAG AGGAAATGGCAGGGCTGCAGCGTATGAAGAGAATCCTGGGAAAGGTTCATGAGATGAGGGAACAACGGGGGTCTTTGGAAAAACAACTCCGTGACCTCGTTCAAACGGATGACATCACCTCCACTCTTGTTACCACAGAGAGAGCAGACATGAAG CGTATATTTGAGGACCAGCTGAAGAAGTACGAGCAAGTAAAGGTCTATATTGACCAGAACCTATCAGCACAGGAAAACATCCTGAAGGCCCTGACTGAGGCGAATGTCCAGTACGCCTCGGTACGTAAGGGCCTGAACCAGACCGAACAACAGTGGAACAGCACAGTCCAGGGACTAGTGGGCTCATATGAAGCCTATGAAGACCTGATGAAGAAGTCTCAGGAGGGAAAAGAGTTTTATGATGACCTGGAAGCCAAAGCCTCACGTCTGCTGGAGAGATCCAAGACCCTGTGTCACACCAGGGCAGAGGAGAGGAAGCCTCTACTGGAAAA GGATAAAAAGCCCCCAGCGCGGCCTACAGCTGCTAAGCCCTCCCTCAAGCCGAGAACGTCTGATGTGGATTCTGGGTCTTCTAGCCTTGAGGATCCAGAACTGGCCCAGCTCAATGCAGCCATCATGGCCTTAGGGGGCGACCTGCCTGAGGACCTTCGAAGCCTCCCTCCTGATATTTCTTCCCTCCCTGCCACTGCAGGTCGTCTGCCAGGTCCTGGTGGCAGCTCCCTGCCTTGGGCTGGTGGTCCTGCTGCAGGCATTCCTCATTTCCCTCCCAACCTTCCACCCCCTGAGCTTCTGGCAAGAATTGCTCAGTTTCCCACTTCTGGGGGTCTACCAACACAGGGTCCTCTACCACGAGTGCCCCTCCCTCAGATGACTCATCACAGGCCTCCTCAAATGCCTGCCCAGCCGGTCGTGTCTGGTTACCGGGCGCCTCCTCCTCAGGCGCCTCAACCGGGCCTTGTTGCTCCAGTCCCTGTCCGCCCATCTACCACAACTGTGGACAGCATTCAGGCTCCCATCCCCAGCTATACCCCCACCCCGCACCACCCTCTCCCTCCTCCGGCCTCTAGTGGTTACACGGTGCCACAGATTGGAGCATATCCACACATGATGAATCACCCGGGAGCCCCCATTCAAGTCCCAGGCCAGACAGCTGCACCTCAGAAGCATCCACAGCCGTACCCCCAGCCTATTGCCCAACCTCTTCCTCAGGGGTATCAGCCAGGACCAAGGGCCGCTCCTATTCCAACTCAACAAGTTTACACCCCTGGATACATTCCACCTCAGCCTAATGTTCCTCCAAATTACCAGCAGGCATTTCCAGGTCAGCTTCATCAACACCAACAAAATGGTTTTCCTCCCCGACCTCAGGTACCGCAAAGTTATCAGGCTCCACAAAACTTTGTACCCCAGCAACACCCTCAGATGATGCCAGGCTCTATGCCGAGGCCTCCCCAGACTGCACATCCACCAACATCTTCAACTTCTCACCCAACACCTCCGTTATCTGCCCCATACTCACCCTATCCCAACCAACAGATGCCCCCTGGACTCGCTCACCAACAGATGCCACAGCACCAACAAATTCCAGTCCCTCCTGGTGCTCAGCATGTTCTGCCACACCCACAGATGCAAATACCAGGTGGTCACAGAGCACAGCTGCCGCCTACGAGTCAAACTATACCTCCTGTGTCACATAACTACATTCCCCCAAACCTGCATCCTCAGATGCCTCCTTCCTCTCAGCCACATGTGCCCTCTGGTCCCCAGGTCAACCTGCCAAGAGGCCCTGTTCCCCAAATGCCTCAGAATGCATTAGCTGCACAGCGTCAACCCATTCCCATGCAGATGCCAAGTCAACCCCAGCCTCACCCTTCTCATCCTGGAGGGGGTTGCTACCCTGGTGGAGCTCTAATGATGCCTCAGCAGCCTTTGGCACCCCAACCTGCATCTCTCCAACAACCTCAGGTTTCTCTCCCTATGACTCACTCCCAACCTGCTACTCTCTATCCTTCTGCAGCAGGGACAAATGTACCTCCAGGTGCCCCCCAACCACCCCCTGTGGTCGGCCCTCTCTCCCCTGCAGCTCCACACATGATTTCGCCCTGTCCTGGAGGCCCTGCAGTAGTGCCACCAACCAACACTGTTGCACCTTCTCCTTCTCCATCCCCGTCCCCATCTCCTGGTCCAGCCTCTCTGGGTATGACACCCACTCCTGGAGGCACAGTCCCACCCACTCTTCCCACCCCCTCTGGTGTTCCTCCGTCCACATCTTTGTTTCAACGCCAAAACTCTAGCACAGATGATCTCCTCTCCTCCAGCCCAGAGAGCCAACACGGAGGCACCAAGGGGCCTACCAACGTCCTCCAACCCACCAAAGCAGACCCTCAGGACGGGGAGCGTCGAAAGAAGAACTCCCAGGGAGTTCTGCTGATCCAGGGAGATCCGTACCAAGCCCCGGAACGTGTGGCCCGTCTTCACAGTGAACTGGGACATTATAGGGCCCAGGTAGAATCCCTGGAGCACCCCTCAGAGAATGAAGGAGGGGTGTCTGTACTGGACGCCCGTTGGAAAGAGCTGCAGGATCAGCAGGAGAAGGACGCCCGGCAGCTGTCCATCGCCATCGCCCGCTGCTACACGATGAAGAACCGCCACCAGGATGTCATGCCTTATGATTTCAACCGTGTTGTTCTGCAGTCTGGCAAAGATGACTACATCAATGCCAGCTTTGTAGATGACTTGTCGCCGTACTGCCCTCGCCTGATTGCCACCCAGGCTCCGCTCACCGGCACCGCGGCCGACTTCTGGCTAATGGTGTACGAGCAGAAAGTCTCGCTCATCGTCATGCTTGTTTCGGAGCAGGAGCTCGACAAG GGAAAGGTTTTGCGCTACTTCCCCACAGAGCGCGGCCAGCAGCTCTCTCAGGGACCAATCACACTCAGTCTCACCACACAGAAGATGGCGCCGACCCATGTGGAGCGCATGATCAGTTTGCAGTACCGTGACCAAAGCCTGAAGCGGACCGTCGTCCACCTCCAGTTTACATCCTGGCCAGAGCT AGGTCTTCCTGACAGCAAGAGCAACCTGCTGCGATTCATCCAGGAGGTTCACGGACACTACCTCCACCAGAGGCCCTTACAGACTCCTGTTGTGGTTCACTGCAG CTCGGGCGTCGGACGCACCGGCGCCTTCAGTCTGCTGTACGCGGCTCTGCAGGAGCTGGAGGCTGGAAACGGCATTCCAGACCTTCCATTGTTGGTGAAGAAGATgagacagcagaggaagaacATGCTGCAGGAGAAG ctcCACCTGAAGTTTTGCTATGAAGCTGTGTTGAAACACGCTGAGCAGGTCCTTCAGCGCCACGGCATCAATACTGCCACCTACAGCAAGAACACAAACTCTGCAGCCACTAAG CCTTACTCCAGACAGGAGTCCCAGCAGGACATCGTCCTCGGTGGCGATATGCCCATCAGCTCCATCCAAGCCACCATCGCCAAGCTCAGCATTCGACCGCCCAGCGCAGACCCCACCATGGAGGGCGGCGCCTCCTATGGCCCAGAGGAGCCTTTTGGGGTGATGTCACCAACCCTGGACTCAATGGGAGACGTGCAGCTGCTGCCGGACCCCAGTCAGCCTCCGTCGTCCTTAAGCCCGCCTCTCACCTCCCCGCCTCACTCTCCTCCACCACCCAACGGCCTCGACGGTCTCTCCCCATCGACTCCGCCTGCACCCAACCACCAGCCGCTCCCGGAGTCGGCACCTTCAGCTAGTCCGCCTCCTGCTTCTTCCGCTCCTGCTCCCTCATCACTGGAGCTGCTGGCCTCCCTGACGCCCGAGGCCTTCTCCCTGGAGGGAGGCGGCCGGGGGAAGCAGCGAGTCACCAAGCAGAACTTCCTGCAGCCGGCCGAAGGTCAAGGCATCCACGGGACGCGAGGCGACGATAGCAGCGACCCGCTCAGCAGCCTGGATCCGCTCTGGAGCCTTAACAAGCACTGA